The following are encoded in a window of Candidatus Paceibacterota bacterium genomic DNA:
- a CDS encoding response regulator, translated as MKQIAVIEDNPDNRLLVRVILQPLYEVTDYENGRAALDGLRQQKPDLVLLDVSLPEMDGTEVLRRIRAEDCLRDLPVIALTAHAMTGDRDKFLAAGFDDYLTKPIVDETLLLDAIQQLLARKPGSCPAKTDTAPQNLDVGAVERLQRLGDNEFACKMIDLFLDYSAKRITEARAAQAAGNLAGVARAMHPLKSSAGNVGADQVQALATRIEELAEQGQGEQAAASLTELEQAFAVVKPRLEETKRGLAPPPK; from the coding sequence ATGAAACAGATCGCCGTCATCGAAGACAATCCGGACAATCGCCTGCTTGTGCGGGTGATCCTCCAACCGCTCTACGAGGTCACCGACTATGAGAACGGCCGGGCTGCGCTGGACGGCCTGCGGCAGCAGAAGCCCGACCTCGTGTTGCTGGACGTGTCGCTGCCCGAGATGGACGGCACCGAGGTCCTGCGGCGCATCCGGGCTGAAGATTGCCTGCGCGATCTGCCCGTCATCGCCTTGACCGCGCATGCGATGACCGGGGACCGCGACAAGTTCCTCGCAGCCGGCTTCGACGATTACCTGACCAAGCCAATCGTGGACGAGACGTTGCTGCTGGACGCGATCCAGCAGCTGCTGGCCCGGAAGCCGGGGTCGTGCCCGGCCAAGACGGACACTGCACCGCAAAACCTCGATGTCGGCGCGGTGGAGCGGTTGCAGCGGCTGGGAGACAACGAGTTCGCGTGCAAGATGATAGACCTGTTTCTGGACTACTCTGCCAAGAGAATCACCGAGGCACGCGCGGCGCAGGCGGCCGGGAACCTCGCCGGTGTCGCGCGCGCGATGCATCCCCTCAAGTCCAGCGCGGGCAACGTTGGCGCCGACCAGGTCCAGGCGCTGGCGACGCGCATCGAGGAGTTGGCGGAACAGGGCCAGGGCGAACAGGCGGCCGCTTCCCTGACCGAACTGGAGCAGGCGTTTGCCGTCGTGAAACCCAGGCTGGAGGAGACCAAGCGCGGCCTCGCGCCTCCGCCGAAGTAA
- a CDS encoding right-handed parallel beta-helix repeat-containing protein → MKQITAILLLALAAQLASGKEFHVSVNGNDRNKGSASKPFRTISAAAQVAQPGDVVTVHAGVYRERIAPPRGGKSDRKRIVYQAARGEKVEIKGSEMVKNWVRAEGDAWKVTLPNSFFGAFNPYSDLIRGDWFLPKGREHHTGAVYLNGEWLNEAAKLDEVLKPAGAIALWFGRVDQDNTTIWAQFKGVNPNEQLVEINARRTVFYPEKPYINYITLRGFTLRHAATPWAPPTAEQIGLIGTHWSKGWIIENNEISHSRCSGVTLGKYGDQWDNTSADTAEGYVKTIERALENGWNKETIGHHVVRNNVIHDCEQTGICGSLGAVFSRIEGNHIYNIWARRLFTGAEMAGIKIHAAIDTRIERNRIHHAGLGIWMDWMAQGTRITGNLCYENTTFDLFVEVDHGPFLVDNNLFLSPVSISDMSEGGAYAHNLMTGHIHSRPEPNRVTPYHPAHTTAVAGLVDIKGGDNRFYNNILVGKGPGAGDFGLRVYDPREFPLQTGGNVYCHGARPYARETGAVNLPGVDPRVRLVEEGQNVHLHLVWDHAMRNPGTVLVTTELLGKAKIPDLAYENPDGSPLKVDHDYFGQRRSASRPTPGPFENVADKETRLKVW, encoded by the coding sequence ATGAAACAGATCACCGCAATTCTGCTGCTGGCGTTGGCGGCACAGCTCGCCTCGGGCAAGGAGTTCCATGTCTCCGTCAACGGCAACGACCGGAATAAAGGGTCGGCGTCCAAGCCGTTCCGCACCATCTCGGCCGCGGCGCAAGTGGCGCAGCCGGGGGATGTCGTTACCGTGCACGCGGGCGTTTATCGGGAGCGCATCGCGCCGCCGCGCGGGGGGAAGTCCGACCGGAAGCGTATTGTGTATCAGGCGGCACGGGGGGAGAAGGTCGAGATCAAGGGTTCGGAGATGGTGAAGAACTGGGTGCGGGCGGAGGGGGATGCCTGGAAGGTGACGCTGCCCAACTCGTTCTTCGGCGCCTTTAACCCTTACAGCGACCTGATTCGCGGCGACTGGTTCCTGCCCAAGGGCCGGGAGCATCACACGGGCGCGGTGTATTTGAACGGCGAGTGGCTGAACGAGGCGGCGAAGCTGGACGAGGTGCTGAAGCCCGCGGGCGCCATCGCGCTGTGGTTTGGCCGGGTGGACCAGGACAACACCACGATCTGGGCGCAGTTCAAGGGGGTCAATCCCAACGAGCAGTTGGTGGAGATCAACGCGCGGCGCACGGTGTTTTACCCCGAGAAGCCGTACATCAACTACATCACCCTGCGGGGTTTCACCCTGCGGCACGCGGCCACGCCCTGGGCGCCGCCAACCGCCGAGCAGATCGGGTTGATCGGGACGCATTGGAGCAAGGGCTGGATCATTGAGAACAATGAGATCAGCCACTCGCGCTGTTCGGGGGTCACGCTCGGGAAATACGGCGATCAGTGGGACAACACCTCCGCCGACACCGCCGAGGGCTATGTGAAGACGATTGAGCGCGCCCTGGAGAATGGCTGGAACAAGGAGACCATTGGCCACCACGTTGTCCGCAACAACGTTATTCACGACTGCGAGCAGACGGGCATTTGCGGCAGCCTGGGGGCGGTGTTCAGCCGGATCGAGGGCAATCACATCTACAACATCTGGGCGCGGCGACTGTTCACCGGCGCCGAGATGGCGGGCATCAAGATCCACGCCGCCATTGATACGCGCATCGAGCGCAACCGGATTCACCATGCCGGCCTCGGGATCTGGATGGACTGGATGGCCCAGGGCACGCGGATCACGGGGAATCTTTGCTACGAAAACACCACCTTCGACCTGTTCGTCGAGGTGGACCACGGGCCGTTTCTGGTGGACAACAACCTGTTCCTGTCGCCGGTCAGCATATCGGATATGTCCGAAGGCGGAGCCTACGCGCACAACCTGATGACGGGTCACATCCACAGCCGTCCTGAACCGAACCGGGTCACGCCCTACCATCCCGCCCACACGACGGCGGTGGCCGGGTTGGTGGACATCAAGGGCGGCGACAACCGCTTTTACAACAATATCCTGGTCGGCAAGGGGCCTGGGGCGGGGGACTTCGGGCTGCGTGTGTATGACCCGCGGGAGTTCCCGTTGCAGACGGGTGGCAACGTGTATTGCCATGGCGCTCGTCCTTATGCCAGGGAAACCGGAGCGGTGAACCTGCCGGGAGTTGATCCCCGGGTGCGCTTGGTGGAGGAGGGGCAGAATGTGCATTTGCACCTTGTGTGGGATCACGCGATGCGAAACCCAGGCACGGTGCTTGTGACGACTGAACTGCTCGGGAAGGCCAAGATTCCGGACCTCGCCTACGAGAATCCCGACGGTTCGCCACTGAAGGTGGACCACGACTACTTCGGCCAGCGGCGAAGCGCGTCGCGCCCAACGCCCGGGCCATTTGAGAACGTGGCCGACAAGGAGACCAGGCTGAAGGTCTGGTGA
- a CDS encoding fused response regulator/phosphatase, which yields MNPAPVSLLIVDDDPVSAQFVRQLVLSLGGEFPCMPQWAESAEAALGELGQRAYELMLLDYNLPGANGLQLLAQIRDLPAERQPAVIMLTGSGSERVAVEAMKRGARDYLPKEGLDAALLLRALRSALAQKQLADQVARYHAQTRADLEMARHLQQSLLPDSYPCFPRSAAPSESRLRFCHRFSPASELAGDFFSVLPLSDTRAGVFICDVMGHGVRSALVTAMVRGLLENAARRAANPGRFLSEMNHRLGSLLKPASSPMFVTAFYLVADVAAGRLSYATAGHPPPLRLRRGTGQAAPLPVPSRAGAALGLFGDAAYVTSECPLVPGDVILLFTDGLFEVMSADTQEEYGRQRLLAAARQQIKLPLPDLCDALIAGVRAFAGEAALSDDMCLLGVEVTERKITRKEATP from the coding sequence ATGAACCCCGCGCCGGTCTCGCTCTTGATCGTGGATGACGACCCGGTCTCCGCCCAGTTTGTGCGGCAATTGGTGCTCTCGCTGGGCGGGGAATTTCCGTGCATGCCGCAATGGGCGGAATCAGCGGAGGCAGCGCTGGGGGAGCTGGGCCAACGCGCTTACGAGCTGATGCTGCTGGACTACAACCTGCCCGGGGCCAACGGTCTGCAGTTGCTCGCCCAGATTCGCGATCTGCCCGCGGAGCGGCAACCCGCGGTCATCATGCTGACCGGCAGCGGCAGCGAGCGGGTGGCGGTTGAAGCGATGAAGCGCGGCGCCAGGGACTATCTGCCCAAGGAGGGCCTAGACGCGGCGCTGCTGCTGCGGGCGCTCCGCAGCGCGCTGGCGCAGAAGCAACTCGCCGACCAGGTTGCCCGCTACCACGCCCAGACGCGCGCCGACCTCGAAATGGCGCGCCACCTGCAGCAATCCTTGCTGCCGGACAGTTACCCCTGTTTTCCACGCTCGGCGGCTCCCTCGGAATCGCGGCTGCGCTTTTGTCACCGCTTTAGCCCGGCATCCGAGCTGGCCGGGGATTTCTTCAGCGTGCTTCCCCTGTCCGACACCCGGGCGGGCGTGTTTATTTGCGATGTGATGGGGCACGGCGTGCGCTCGGCGCTGGTGACGGCGATGGTGCGGGGGCTGCTGGAAAACGCCGCCCGGCGCGCGGCCAATCCCGGCCGGTTTCTCTCCGAGATGAATCACCGCCTGGGAAGCCTCCTCAAACCTGCCAGCAGCCCCATGTTCGTCACGGCGTTCTACCTCGTCGCGGACGTGGCGGCGGGCCGCCTGAGCTACGCCACGGCCGGCCATCCGCCGCCGTTGCGTTTGCGGCGGGGCACGGGTCAGGCTGCACCGCTGCCAGTGCCGTCCCGGGCCGGCGCCGCGCTGGGCTTGTTTGGTGATGCCGCCTATGTCACCAGCGAATGCCCGCTGGTCCCCGGTGATGTGATCCTGCTCTTCACCGACGGATTGTTCGAGGTGATGAGCGCCGACACCCAGGAAGAGTATGGCCGGCAGCGTTTGCTGGCGGCTGCCCGGCAACAGATCAAGCTGCCGCTGCCGGATTTGTGCGACGCTCTCATCGCCGGGGTTCGCGCGTTTGCCGGGGAGGCCGCCCTCAGCGACGATATGTGCCTGCTGGGCGTCGAGGTCACCGAGCGCAAGATTACGAGAAAGGAGGCAACACCATGA
- a CDS encoding response regulator, whose protein sequence is MNSSPGDPQAPAPRPVRVLVAEDSPLNQQVALKQLEKLGYQADGVADGVAAVEAIQRAAYDIILMDCQMPELNGYEATWQIRDGEQRQAQEGGQPRRIYIIAMTANTKADNRDKCLEAGMDDFIRKPVQLPELEAALHRGLADRASHKALEAVIDPVVIAGLRQLRTPGKPDPVVELIDLFLQEAPGHLQALESAVAQNDHTSLARTFSAAVRLKGGAINLGARNLAALCDEIEHTARKWSLAEDVPPLLERAKRELTRVQKALETIKHSEEARPAG, encoded by the coding sequence ATGAATTCTAGCCCTGGCGATCCTCAAGCGCCCGCACCCAGGCCCGTGCGGGTCCTCGTGGCGGAAGATTCGCCACTCAACCAACAGGTGGCGCTCAAGCAGCTGGAGAAGCTTGGCTACCAGGCTGACGGCGTCGCCGACGGCGTGGCCGCCGTCGAAGCGATCCAGCGCGCGGCCTACGACATTATCCTGATGGATTGCCAGATGCCCGAACTCAACGGCTACGAAGCCACCTGGCAGATTCGTGATGGGGAGCAGAGGCAGGCGCAGGAGGGCGGCCAGCCACGGCGCATTTACATCATTGCGATGACGGCGAATACCAAGGCCGACAACCGGGACAAATGCCTGGAGGCCGGCATGGACGATTTCATCCGCAAGCCGGTCCAGTTGCCTGAACTGGAGGCGGCCCTGCACCGGGGATTGGCGGACCGCGCATCCCACAAGGCTCTCGAAGCGGTCATTGATCCGGTCGTCATTGCCGGCCTGCGGCAATTGCGGACGCCGGGCAAGCCGGATCCCGTTGTGGAACTGATAGACCTGTTCCTCCAGGAAGCCCCGGGGCACCTCCAGGCCCTGGAAAGCGCCGTCGCCCAGAATGACCACACCTCGCTGGCGCGCACCTTCAGCGCCGCCGTCCGCCTCAAAGGCGGCGCCATCAACCTCGGCGCGCGGAACCTCGCCGCGCTTTGCGACGAGATCGAACACACCGCCCGGAAGTGGTCACTGGCCGAGGACGTGCCGCCGCTGCTGGAGCGGGCGAAACGGGAGCTGACTCGTGTGCAGAAGGCTCTGGAGACGATCAAGCACAGTGAAGAAGCCAGGCCGGCGGGATAG
- a CDS encoding DUF1080 domain-containing protein gives MNHPVRISVLAAVLMAGALANCRASEAGFRPLFNGRDLTGWVNANCAPETWGVRDGVVHCTGRPTGALRTDRQYENFVLEVEWRHLSAGGNSGVFIWGTPIAAPGVPFLRGIEVQVLDNGFNVPGKNEWYTTHGDVFPIHGATMKPFGKHSGSRSFPSEERSKSSPEWNHYRITATNGVLRLSVNGKEVSGGEDCNYRKGYLALESEGGPVEFRNLRIKELPGSGTPAELTAPADLGWKPLFTGLDLRGWRTNAATAARWQVSGERLNAKSGPTATILWTESTFGDAEFIVDCRPAKPADGKGPAALAAWLRGKNGQGVEVKLPAGESGKYHRYAIHVKGREVVVSLDNKESRRLTLPETAPARGAFGLNNAGGEAQFMNLYTRDLTPATR, from the coding sequence ATGAATCATCCTGTCAGGATTTCCGTGCTCGCTGCCGTCTTGATGGCAGGGGCGTTAGCCAATTGCCGGGCCTCCGAGGCGGGCTTCCGCCCGCTGTTCAACGGCCGCGATTTGACCGGCTGGGTGAACGCCAACTGCGCGCCGGAAACGTGGGGCGTGCGCGACGGGGTGGTTCACTGCACGGGCCGGCCGACGGGCGCCCTGCGCACCGACCGCCAGTACGAGAACTTCGTCCTCGAGGTCGAGTGGCGGCACCTGAGTGCGGGCGGCAATTCCGGCGTCTTCATCTGGGGCACGCCGATTGCCGCGCCGGGCGTGCCGTTTCTGCGCGGCATCGAAGTGCAGGTGCTGGACAACGGCTTCAACGTTCCCGGCAAGAATGAATGGTACACCACCCATGGCGACGTTTTCCCCATCCACGGCGCGACGATGAAGCCGTTCGGCAAACACAGCGGCTCGCGCAGCTTTCCCTCCGAGGAGCGCAGCAAGAGCTCGCCGGAGTGGAACCATTACCGCATCACCGCGACCAACGGCGTGCTCCGGCTGTCAGTCAATGGCAAGGAAGTGTCGGGCGGTGAAGACTGCAACTACCGCAAAGGCTACCTGGCCCTGGAATCGGAGGGCGGGCCGGTGGAATTCCGCAACCTTCGCATCAAGGAGCTGCCGGGCAGCGGGACCCCGGCGGAGCTGACCGCGCCGGCGGACTTGGGCTGGAAGCCGCTGTTCACCGGGTTGGATTTGCGCGGCTGGCGCACCAACGCAGCCACGGCCGCGCGCTGGCAGGTGAGTGGGGAACGCCTGAATGCAAAGTCGGGTCCGACGGCGACGATCCTTTGGACGGAGAGCACCTTCGGCGATGCGGAGTTCATCGTGGACTGCCGTCCAGCCAAGCCGGCCGACGGTAAAGGGCCGGCGGCTCTGGCAGCCTGGCTGCGTGGAAAGAACGGGCAGGGAGTGGAGGTAAAACTGCCGGCCGGTGAATCGGGCAAATACCACCGTTATGCGATTCACGTCAAAGGCCGGGAGGTTGTCGTCTCACTCGACAACAAAGAATCGCGGCGCCTGACCCTGCCGGAAACCGCGCCCGCCCGGGGAGCCTTTGGCTTGAACAATGCCGGCGGCGAGGCACAGTTCATGAACCTCTACACGCGAGACCTCACGCCTGCCACAAGGTAG
- a CDS encoding CHASE domain-containing protein: MTPEETREPPTPPPAATLSRRLLFPQPIAWIVLVIALAASAGAWMVAWNKAKLEASNLFNEEVERIRGALSERMQIYEDVLHGAAGLFAASSSVERGEWRAYLQSVSVEERFPGIDSVGFLDFVPRAELPAFLRTARADRPNGFDVRDSGTTNDLLVVKYIYPEARHRRMLGRDMWGDPEQRSVTERACDSGLAAMSGMISLQVEGRGPQAGFLMVLPVYRHGMPTDTKAERQAAIEGWVFARFVTAQLMQQVMGGNHPWLHLQVFDDDPPGSDKLIFDEDPKLTADRPQTKALFHVRVHAELGGRAWSLGFATKPSIEAERRRGAGLGVGAVGGLISLLLFGIAWSLSHTRERALAMAAEMTKTLRETNQWLEHERFLLRTLMDNVPERIYFKDRQSRFLRASRAQWRALGCTSPEGAVGKTDLDFFSEEHARQTGEDEQRLMAGSEPITKEEKVTRSDGGMTWLLSTKMPLRDERGNMVGTFGISRDITDRKRAEEAMRQAKEAAEEASRTKSQFLASMSHELRTPLNSVIGFANILLKNKAGNLSPADLNFLDRIQANGRHLLALINDILDLSKIEARKVELRLGSVALDVLVRETVAQQESLARDKSVELQTDLPAQVAPILTDADKLKQVLINLIGNALKFTEQGSVTVRVVTEPAGHQPISLEVADTGIGIPREKLGVIFDAFQQVETGTTRKYGGTGLGLTVSQALCQLMGYHLEVSSELGRGSTFRVRLAPGSKPAAPGPSEPAPAVEPAPPAGATPDFKGKLALVIDDEPDSRTLLAHAIEDFGGRALAASSGEQGLRMAREFRPHLITVDLMMPGLDGWQVIRALKADPELCNTPVVVVSIVAGEQRGRILGAVEVLQKPVSRAELFAVIHRCVPVTNPRILLVEDEEDSRRMLAVHLESEPCELRAAANGREAVEILETFTPDLVLLDLIMPLMDGMAFLNHVRSIPRFQFLPIVVVTAKDLTRAETARLRQMAQDIVKKGESFEADLQRILRRFLPDGKQP, translated from the coding sequence ATGACGCCTGAGGAAACTAGGGAACCGCCGACTCCTCCGCCTGCGGCGACGTTGAGCCGGAGGCTGTTGTTTCCCCAACCGATCGCGTGGATCGTGCTGGTGATTGCGCTGGCGGCCAGCGCGGGGGCGTGGATGGTCGCCTGGAATAAGGCGAAACTGGAGGCGAGCAACCTGTTTAACGAGGAAGTGGAGAGGATTAGGGGGGCGTTGTCGGAACGGATGCAAATCTACGAGGATGTTCTGCATGGAGCCGCGGGCCTGTTCGCGGCGAGCTCCAGCGTGGAGCGCGGAGAATGGCGCGCCTACCTGCAGAGTGTGTCCGTTGAGGAGCGTTTTCCGGGCATTGACAGCGTGGGTTTCTTGGACTTCGTGCCGCGGGCCGAATTGCCGGCGTTTCTCAGGACCGCGCGCGCGGACCGGCCGAACGGCTTTGACGTGAGAGATTCGGGGACCACAAACGATCTGCTGGTCGTCAAGTACATCTATCCGGAGGCGCGCCATCGCAGGATGCTGGGGCGGGACATGTGGGGGGATCCGGAGCAGCGGAGCGTGACGGAGCGGGCCTGCGATTCAGGGCTCGCCGCCATGAGTGGGATGATCAGCCTGCAGGTGGAGGGCCGCGGGCCGCAGGCCGGTTTCTTAATGGTCCTGCCGGTGTATCGCCACGGGATGCCCACGGACACCAAGGCGGAGCGGCAGGCAGCCATCGAGGGCTGGGTATTCGCCCGCTTTGTCACCGCCCAACTGATGCAACAGGTCATGGGCGGCAATCATCCGTGGCTGCACCTCCAGGTTTTCGACGATGACCCTCCAGGGTCGGACAAGCTCATTTTCGACGAGGATCCGAAGCTGACGGCGGACCGGCCACAAACGAAGGCGCTATTCCACGTGAGGGTCCATGCCGAGTTGGGCGGACGCGCGTGGAGCCTGGGTTTTGCGACCAAGCCGTCTATTGAAGCGGAGCGGCGGCGCGGGGCGGGCCTCGGGGTGGGGGCGGTGGGGGGCTTGATCAGCTTGCTGCTGTTCGGCATTGCCTGGTCGTTGAGCCACACCCGCGAGCGCGCGCTGGCGATGGCGGCGGAGATGACCAAGACCTTGCGGGAGACGAACCAGTGGCTGGAGCACGAGCGGTTTTTGCTGCGCACACTCATGGACAACGTGCCCGAGCGCATCTACTTTAAGGACCGGCAAAGCCGGTTCCTGCGCGCCAGCCGGGCGCAGTGGCGCGCCCTTGGCTGTACCTCTCCCGAGGGGGCTGTCGGGAAGACGGATTTGGATTTCTTTTCCGAGGAGCATGCCCGGCAGACCGGAGAGGATGAGCAGCGGTTGATGGCCGGCAGCGAGCCGATCACCAAGGAGGAGAAGGTAACCCGCTCCGACGGCGGCATGACATGGCTCTTGAGCACCAAGATGCCACTGCGTGACGAGCGCGGCAACATGGTGGGCACCTTCGGCATTTCGCGCGACATCACCGACCGGAAGCGCGCCGAAGAGGCCATGCGCCAGGCCAAGGAAGCCGCGGAGGAGGCCAGCCGGACCAAGAGCCAGTTCCTGGCCAGCATGAGCCACGAGCTGCGCACGCCGCTCAATTCTGTAATCGGCTTCGCCAACATTCTGCTCAAGAACAAGGCCGGCAACCTCAGCCCGGCGGATCTCAACTTCCTCGACCGCATTCAAGCCAATGGCCGGCATTTGCTGGCGCTGATCAACGACATTCTCGATCTGTCCAAGATCGAAGCCCGAAAGGTGGAACTCCGCCTGGGGTCGGTGGCGCTGGACGTGCTGGTGCGCGAAACGGTCGCGCAGCAGGAAAGCCTGGCGCGGGATAAATCCGTCGAGCTGCAGACCGACCTGCCCGCACAGGTGGCTCCCATCCTGACCGACGCAGACAAGCTCAAGCAGGTGCTGATCAACCTCATCGGCAATGCGCTTAAGTTCACCGAACAAGGCAGTGTGACGGTGCGCGTCGTGACGGAACCCGCCGGCCATCAGCCCATCAGCCTCGAGGTGGCGGACACCGGCATCGGCATTCCGCGGGAGAAACTGGGGGTCATCTTCGATGCCTTTCAGCAGGTCGAAACCGGCACGACGCGCAAATACGGCGGCACGGGGCTGGGCCTGACGGTTTCCCAGGCGCTCTGCCAGCTGATGGGGTACCACCTGGAGGTTTCCAGCGAGCTGGGCCGCGGTTCGACTTTCCGTGTCCGCCTGGCGCCTGGTTCAAAGCCGGCGGCCCCCGGTCCTTCCGAGCCGGCGCCGGCCGTCGAACCCGCGCCGCCCGCCGGTGCCACCCCCGACTTCAAAGGCAAGCTGGCGCTGGTGATTGACGACGAACCGGACTCGCGCACGCTGCTTGCCCATGCGATTGAGGACTTCGGCGGCCGGGCCCTGGCGGCGAGCTCGGGCGAGCAGGGCCTGCGCATGGCCCGCGAGTTCCGGCCCCATCTCATCACCGTGGACCTGATGATGCCGGGACTGGACGGCTGGCAGGTCATCCGCGCGCTCAAGGCGGATCCCGAGCTGTGCAATACCCCGGTGGTGGTGGTCAGCATCGTGGCGGGGGAGCAGCGCGGCCGCATTCTGGGGGCGGTGGAAGTGCTGCAAAAACCTGTCAGCCGCGCGGAACTGTTTGCCGTGATCCATCGCTGCGTCCCGGTCACGAACCCTCGCATTCTCCTCGTTGAGGACGAGGAGGACTCCCGGCGCATGCTGGCTGTCCATCTTGAAAGCGAGCCCTGTGAACTTCGCGCCGCAGCGAACGGGCGCGAAGCCGTGGAAATCCTAGAGACCTTCACGCCCGACCTGGTCCTGCTTGACCTGATCATGCCGCTCATGGACGGCATGGCCTTTCTGAACCATGTTCGGTCAATTCCCCGGTTCCAGTTCCTGCCGATCGTGGTTGTGACCGCCAAGGACCTGACCCGGGCGGAAACGGCCCGGCTGCGGCAAATGGCCCAGGACATCGTGAAGAAGGGGGAATCCTTCGAGGCCGATTTGCAGCGGATTCTCCGCCGATTCCTGCCGGACGGCAAACAACCATGA